Below is a window of Impatiens glandulifera chromosome 2, dImpGla2.1, whole genome shotgun sequence DNA.
TTTTTCCGtgttttaatttatgactttgACTTTGACTTGGACTTAATAATGAGTAACAAAAGTTGATTAAGTAAAAATTTTGACTAGAATAGtaataatactaattaatttactAATCCCAATGGTATTGTGTCTATCAAAAGCCCGGCACAGGCGCCGTTGCCCCCATTCATCACCTTCATTCTACGCGTACTATATTTTACCCCTTCCAACCACGACAGGGTGGGTggttaacttatatatatattatcaccaCTTCAACTATTTGGCTAgcttattactaattaattttaaaaaaaaaatacaagcaatttaataataataataataatataagccACTAGTATACTTGACTAGTAGTTTGCATTTTgctattttaagttttaaatttgaaaggatgcaaaattaatacaattaccttcttttaaaaaaaatatatattatctccataaaaaactaatatacgAGAAGATGATTCAAGGTAAGTAGGCGCTTTGAATTTAAACGGATAAGATAATTCAAATTGTGagcattttgaatttaaacggGACCCTGAGCCTAATTAGGCTAGTTCTCCATTAATTCCCAAAATCCCAAAAAagatattcaaataacccattaaAGTCATAAATTAGAATCTTAATAAAGTTTCAAGACTGATGACTATGATATGAGACATTCTTTGTAAATCAACTCCAACTTAACATTGATGCCATTATCATTACCATTTGACATAGCAATGTTTGCTCAATCAAATTCTAAACAGAACCTCAAAGAAAGAAGGCctaatagaagaagaagaaaaagaagagcaaGATAGTGCTTTCAAACAAGTCTCACAATTCATCACAACCTTaaaacttacaaaaataaaataaaaaaaaagcatCCAGATTCTCTTACAGAGTCAGCCCACTGTCAAACCTGTTGTTGTGGCTTCTAAAGAAGCACTTCCAAAAgtggaaaaataatattaaaaaaagaaaaatagaaatatcttttcttctctctccctcatcatcatcatcattcatccatcatatatatatattttaaatcaaccTTATTCCTTCTCCCTTGGTTGATCATGAACCCAACACAGATATTACATAATTTGATACCCCCCCTAACTCTTCATATAGTATCCCAAAAGAAGTCCAATCAGCCCAATAAGCAATACATACAATATTGGAATTCTTCCACTCGTTTTTGCTTGTCCACGCTTCAGCATTTCCTGCGCCAACAACAATTCACATTTCAACTTTTCctaatacaaataatttgtcCATCCCACCCTCCTTGGAAGAAGATTATTATAGCATGTATCTCAATAGGGTATTGGTCTAGAGACTGATACTGTATTAAAAACTGGATTGTGGAGAATAATCACATATCAAAGTCTATAATCGGACCATCCATGACATGCGTTCTAGCCGTTGTTGTTTATGATATTTCAGATGAAAGAAATTCAATGGTAAAAATATATGGAAGAATGTGTTGTTCTGCTACAACATGCAAGACTTCGGATTTTCCTCATTTTGTTTTATGCCACTCGTGTCTATATGTTTCTTTCTGTCTTTTGAGACTAGTGTTTTTTCTTTCAAACAGCTGGGCGTGTACAGTAAGGATTGCATGAAAAAGATGATGGTAAGATAGTGATAAAGACAATGAAATTTATATGCAAATGCACATACCAGTTCTTGACGAAGTCTTTTGTTTTGCTCAACTGCATAAGTCTTCTCTTCAGCCAACTTTAAGTAAAGGGTCTTTGACTGGAGGATGAAGATTAGTCAGGGagtaaatttaaaacatttaaccaaAAAGAAGGATTAGTTACTGTTGTATAATATCCGGCGAGTCCAATAGAACACATTAAGAATAGAACatagaaaaacattttttttgcaATAAGAGAGTCCGTAATTATCAGCGAACCAAGAATATCAATACACTAATTTTGAAGATAAGCCTTATATTTGATTGATATCAACCGACAAGAACTGAACTTTTTTAAGTTTTCTTATCAATGAAAAGCACTTAACTATAAAGCAACTAGATGGTTTATCTATGACATATCTATAGGAGAATTCATGTCAAAGAGGCAGGATTCAATTGTTGTTATCCATGAAATTATCAGCTTCCCAAAACTGTTTCGACTGTTTGGAAAGTACATAAGAAAAAACCAAGGCAGAAGACATTCAAATAACTATAGTAAATCTAATTTACTCGCCTACAAATCAAAGATATCACCTCAGAAAATTACTAAACTAGTATAGGTTCCATGATGTACCTCATTGCTGCTGTCATGAATCTCCTTATGATCTCTTGAAGCCTACAAATTGAGAAGGCATCAAAAGTTCATAACCTAGATTGGTTTATAACATATCCGCAAAGGTGCTTAATGTTGAGCATGGTTGAAGCATTAACCTATATGCTATTGTAAGATTAGGTTTGACCTAATATTTGAAACTTAAAGATgataattatcttatttatagTTATTTATAAGTTACTAGATAATTATTCTAAGCATCTCATTATTCTAGAGTAGATGTTCTATCCTAGAATCATTGTGTATTATGTATTTAAAGAGTGCCACCTTGAAATAAAGTGTACATTAATTAAACATACTCTAGAATACATTGATACTCACAGTTACTCCTTCAGAATGACTGGAATGTCCACCTTCAGACTCAAATGACCTAGGTGGAGATCCTTCCTCAGATTCTTCTGGAACTGGCGATGGTGGCTTATGTGGGGAAAGATAAATAACTTTCAATCTAGACTCCTCAACATGCTTCCCTGCCTCCCTGTCAAACTGAAAACAAGTATACTCAAAATCTTGGGATTcttattcaaccaaaaacaacAGAAGTAGAAAAGCCAACTAAGAAATTTTCTTATGATTATCATTACCATCTCTGCATTAACATCCTTTGGGACGGCACCTGGATTTGCAACAACACTTTGGACGAGAAATCTGTCCTTGCATTGCAAATCTGGGGGTGCCTCTTTTAGGGCCTGCATAGTAACTGAAATccaaaatttaacattaaacagTACTAGGATTGAAACTGCGTTGTAGATATTCTTTATACCATTTAACTCCAATTTGGAgccaaatcaaaatttattgtGGCAGAAGTACACCACTGTAAAGACAAACTATCTCCTCTTTTGCTCAAAAACCCACAATTTGATCCAATAATACCTTCTGTGGCAAACTTCTAATCGTGAGAGATAGAATTGACAATACCTACAACAGCGCAGGTTGAACGAGGCTGCACAATGCCACTGTTAGGTCGGACGGAATACTTCTTAGGATTAGTTGTCTTCACCTGAGATTGAGAAGTACATTTTCGTAATCAATCATTAATTTCCTATCatatatatgtaattaattattaatccaCCATCAATAATGATGAAATCAAATAATAGTGCATCTACAGAAAGCGAAAGTAAGAAAAACACGCTAACCTTGAAAGCAACGAAATTATCGGTCTTGTTTAGCAATTGAAAAGAAGACGAGATCTGTTTCTTAAGCTCCACTGCGTAGAATTTCTAGATTCAATGAGCATTTTGCATTTTGccagtgaaatcaaagcgatAAAAAGCAAAAGAACATAAAAAAAAGGACTTACAGGGAAACTTTAGCTCGAGAGGCTCGATAGTGAGAAGCTCCTGCTCGGAAGTCATTTTCCTCCGATCAAAGAACGGCGAGAGATAATCTTACAGCTTAATTCAGTTTTCCGATGAAGATTCCAAAATTTCTCCACCTGCAGTTCGTGACAGGAAAGGAGAGAAAAGGAAAAGGTTGGGCGGAGATTTTCTTCGTCAATTTGCCACAATACCAAATTTGGCCCCCAAACTTTTTAAATCAGACCAAATTGACCTTAAACTATCTTTCAAAAGCAAACATACTCACTATTTCTTCTTCCATTTCGATCTCTACCTTTAAACTAACTGATTAAACagcaagaagaagatgaagttgagATCTGATTGAACTGCACTGTGAAAGATTTTGATCGAGCAAGATGATGGTGGATCTGGCATCGTTCTCGGACGAGAAATTCGATTCGAAGAAATGGATTAACGCCGCATGCCAGCAAGGGCGCCATCCTCAGGATCCTGTGGAGAAGCACTTGGTGGATCTCGAAATGAAGCTCCAGATAATATCAGAAGAGATCGCCGCCTCTCTTGAGGAACAGAGCTCCGCCGCTCTCCTTCGAGTCCCTCGCGCCTCTCGCGACGTCATCCGCCTACGTGATGACGCTCTATCTCTTCGCACTTCCGTCGCCTCTATCCTTCTTAAGCTCAAGAAGGTCGGTTAGATTGAATTTGCTAGTGGAGTTAACTTGGTGAACTTAGTTTATCAAATCTATATGCTTAACTACGACATCTAAATTATCGTATTGGTACTATCAGGCAGAGGGATCTTCTGCAGAATCAATTGCTACATTGGCAAAAGTAGATACAGTAAAGCGAAGGATGGAAGCTGCTTTTGAAACTTTGCAGGTAATTGGTACTACTATTGGTGTTGATGGAATGACTGTAGCTATGGTATGGAATATATGTTTAATGTTGAATTGTATACAGGATGCAGCCGGATTAACTCAACTGAGTGCAACTGTGGAGGATGTTTTTGCTAGTGGCGATCTTCCTCGAGCAGCAGAAACCTTGGCCAACATGAGGCACTGCTTGTCTGCGGTTGGAGAGGTTAATATTGAAATTGACAGTttaatcataatcataattgaATTCGTCATAATAATGGATCGCTCTATTTCAGGTTGCCGAATTTGCAAACATAAGGAAACAACTTGAAGTATTGGAGGATCGATTAGACACAATGGTTCAGCCACGCTTGACTGATGCTTTAACTAACGGCAAGGTGCCAAAATCTTCTTCCATCATTTTTGGCTTTAAAATAACACTGTGACCATTCAGATTTAGATTATCCATCTCTTGATTCATTTTTTCTAGGTTAATATTGCTCAAGACATGCGGAGCATTCTTATTCAGATTGGAAGGTTCAAGTCATTGGAGCAGCACTATGCTAAAGTCCACCTAAAGCCTATAAAGCAGGTCTGGGAAGATTTTGAGTCACGTAGAGTTAGTAAAACTGGAAATGGGAAAACTGAAGCTGAAAGGTTAGCTGGTCATGAAGTAGCATCAAGCTTGCCCATGGTGCCATTCTCTAGCTGGTTACCGAATTTCTATGACGAATTCCTACTATATTTGGAACAAGAATGGAAGTGGTAAGGTTACATTTATCTGTTCTTGCACCTAGTATCCTGCATGCTATAATTCATTGCTATAGTGATAAGTTGTTTAATTTCACATTTCTATTGAAATTACAAAAAAAGGAAAAGCCTTTACTTATCTGTAGTCTAATAATTTAGTTGCACATTATTGTTCTGgtattcatttatttcatatacTTTTCTATAGGTGTATGGCCGCTTTTCCTGATGATTATAAAGTACTTGTTCCGAAGCTACTAATTGAGACAATGACAGGTATAAGTACCAACTTCACGTCTCGTATAAACCTAGCTACAGGAGGTGTGGTTTCTGAGACAAAAGCACTAGCCAAAGGTTGGTTCTTGTTCAAATAAATGCTCTTgctatatttatttcttttagcTATGGATAATCTGTCTGTACAGGGTGCTATTCAGCTATCCTATATCTCTTGTTGGTAGAGAAGGCAATAAGGAAGACAAAGATCTCATGTTGGAAATCCCACAAGTTGGTAATTTTCATACTTGGGAGGGATTTTGTGGGCCTAAGCTCCCTCCCAGTTTACCCTGACAGGTTGATTGCAATTAGCAGCCCTGGGCGGGACAAATCTAGTTACAGAACATAACATTACTAGTTCAATCCATTTATAATTGTGCTGATAAATCTAGGCagtgtatttttataaattacttatCACTTAATCTAAATATTGATGTGCTTATTTAAGTTAAGTTCATTTGATAActgttatttgaaattatttagattcaacCCAAGTTAAGTTAAAATGTTAGGCTTAATTCATTAAGCTATGAATGAATTAACTTGATAGTATAGTAAGAGCATACAAAAGGCATCTTTAACTattgaaaattaatcaaattacgcCGCTAAGGGTAAAATAGTTTGTAAGTACTTTCCCAACATCAGTTCCACCTTTTGTTAAACCAACATACATATAAAGTAGTGAATTCAGATAATTTCATTTGGttaattcaacatttatttttgagaCACTTAATCAATTTGGCACTAAAAATCCAacattcaacacttaattttagttttatcaaaTGCTTAGTTCCAACTTACTTGATTGTAGTAGGGTAGCCCATTTCTCACCCATTTCTACTTGTTGTATATGTCTAATGTTGATTAAACTAGTAGTAGAACCATtaccatttggaaacactttgtCTTGTCAGATATCTCATTTGGACATGGATCTAAATGGGATCATATGTGGAAAGAGAACTTAATCACAcatgaattcaaaattttatttgcaATTTCTCATCTGGGAATTAAGATGCAGATCTTGAAATATAAAGTGTTTCCAACAGATAACacctaacaaattaaaaaagttatctTAATTGTTATCCATTTACTATGTGTTGtctttgtttatatattttcaacaagCTGCATGAAATCAGATTTACTATCGATTTGCTAGGGTTTGTAATGACTGGGTAAAGCAGAAGTACTATTACTATCCATTATTGTAATGACTGGGTAAAGCAGAAGTGCTATTACTATCCATTATAGAAATTATTGGCTTCTATATTCACTTGTTTGATAGTTGGAATTGTCAATTTCAGGCATACTGGATATCCTTTCTGGAGACATGCCTAAAGGGATAAAACTTACGACTAAACATCTAGAAGCACTCATCGAGTTACACAACATGACGGGAACATTTTCAATGAACATCCAACATCTGTTTTCAGATTCCGATCTTCAGATTTTGCTGGAGACATTTAAAGCCGTTTACCTCCCTTACGAAACATTTAAGAAGAAGTAAGTATAACATGTAAAGAGCACTGACATTTATTTGAGCCTATTTGGGAAACACATAGATTTTCTGTTCAAATATAGATCATAATCCAAACCAAATCTTAGGTATGTACAGATGGAGCGTGCAATTCTGTCAGGTGAGATTGCGGGAGTAGATCTGAGAGGAGCAGTTGTGAGAGGCGTGGGAGGCCAGGGAGTTGAGCTTAGTGAAACAGTTAGAAGAATGGAGGAATCCATTCCACAAGTGATTCTTCTTCTTGAAGCAGCTGTGGAGAGGTGCATCAGTTTTACTGGTGGTTCAGAAGTGGATGAACTGATTCTCGCCCTGGACGATATCatgttacaatatattttaGCATTACAAGAAACATTGAAATCACTGAGAGTAGTCTGTGGAGTGGATGCTATTGTTGGAAGTGATGTGAATTCAAAGAAAGAGACTGGGATAGAAAGAAAGGATGTTCCTCGTAAGGCCGAGTCAAGCTCAAACGAGGAGGAGTGGTCCATTGTCCAAGGTGCTCTTCAGATTCTCACAGTTGCGGATTGCTTAACAAGCAGATCTTCTGTTTTCGAAGCTTCTTTGAGAGCTACACTTGCTAGGGTTAGAACGAGCCTATCCCTTTCAGTATTTCGTTCAAGTGTAGACCAATATAACCCGACGACTGCTGGAAAGGCTGCACTGGATGTTGCAGCAGTACGACTTCTTGATGCACCTCAAAAGGCTAGAAAGCTCTTCAATATTCTTGAACAGGTAACACTTTGATAACgcatcatcaattaaaatactaaacaCAAAAGACTAAAAcccaaacaataatttttttcaaataactcaggGCATTGTTCGGTTTTTGGTTATTTGGATATgtagattattttcaaataaccttgttaGATATAggttagagcttgtttgatcttgggttgtTTGAAAAAGATTTGGATTATGAATTCAAAATTTGTGGAATGTTATGCAGTCAAAAGATCCGCGGTTCCATTCGCTTCCAGTGGCGTCACAAAGAGTGGTAGCATTTGCAGAAACAGTGAATGAACTTGTTTATGATGTTCTAATATCGAAAGTTCGTCAAAGGCTGAAGGACGTATCTAGTATGACAATATGGGGTTCGGTTGAAGAAGCGAGTGCTCGTCATTTGCCGAGCTTTAGCGCGTACCCTCAGGGCTATGTGACAAGTGTTGGTGAATACTTGCTCACTTTGCCCCAACAGCTTGAACCACTTGCCGAGGGCATATCAAGTGAAAGTATCACAGATGATGCACAATTCTTTGCAACCGAGTGGATGTTCAAGGTAACTCTTTATCCAATCCAATCTAGTTTTTTTGGCACGTAATCTGTCTCTGTCTTATGATTTTTTCCCCGCAGGTAGCTGAGGGTGCTACGGGTCTTTTCATGGAGCAACTGCGGGGGATTCAGTATATATCAGACCGTGGAGCTCAGCAACTTTCGGCTGATATTGACTATCTGAGCAATGTGCTTTCTGCATTATCAATGCCTATACCTCCAGTGCTCTCTACTTTTCAAACATGCTTATCAACACCGAGAGATCAGCTTAAGGATTTTGTGAAAACCGACTCTGGCGAACAACTTGACCTTCCCACTGCTAATCTTGTTTGCAAAATGAGGCGCGTAAACCAGGACTAGTAATTTTTGTGCTGTATGGAGATTAGCAGAGATTTTACTTTCCTTTTTCTTTGGAATGATACTGATCAACTTCTGCTGCTTAAACAGTAAACACTATAGATttgtaactaatatatatttgttaacaaTTGACAATCTTTTGCATATGAAAAAGAGATGTTTGATGTGTTCTATTCAATTATTCTTATCAAAAAGGAAATGTACCTTAAAAATGCAGGcataatgtaaaaataataatgatagcATATCTTCATTTTGTTCAATTTCAAATAGAGAGCATTAATGAATGATCTTGAAGattaatcatcaaaattctaaagGAAATAATATGTGGGAGAGTCAAATTAGAACTTAAAGCACAGATCAGCCAAGAAGAATCTAGTGCAAATATGTATTTtagtgagaaaaaataaaaataaaagtcgTGGTCGGCAGGATTCGAACCTGCGCGGGCAAAGCCCACATGATTTCTAGTCATGCCCGATAACCACTCCGGCACGACCACTTTTGATTGTTTAgtctatattttaatatatatccaattaatatttaaaatatttggttttaatatattgaaaataaaatatttcaacaaaaaaaaaaaggcaTGGCGTACGGTGGAATCTCATGTGTATGTCAATTTTTGCAGTTCATAATAAATCTCTATTTCATATATGGATATCCAACTTGTTTTTCTTGCTTATATAATGTCCATATTAATTGATACTAAtaacttaatttctataaatgAGTGGTAACTGTCTCAAAAGACACCTAATAtccatttttgtttgatttttaaaacatatgagtgttttaatttatatatatataaactcttatttgatattaaattctatactttatcttaaaaatattttaagagtgTAAAGTTAAAACAgatctttataaataaaattctgaAATATGAAAAGGAGAAAGTATCCTAGTCAAGTATTATTAAGAGCAATCATTACTTGTGTTACTTACATATTgattctttatttaaaacatcAATGAACATCTACCAAAAATCTAACTTGGTCTGAATCTGAATCCACAGGAGCTCGAGACGGTCTAAATTCTATTTACTCGGATCGCAATCAAATTGTTTGAGATGAAAATGTACCTCTACCCTTATTAACAATTTCTGCAATGGTTGGGTTTAAGATCCCTGCAGTTCTTCAAAATATAATCTCCCTTGTTCAAATGCATGCTTAGATTTCAGTTACCTCAGTTAACATTCATGTCAAATGAAATCCCtttgagaagaagaataagagtTACCTTTTTCCAGACAACTGCAATTAGCCAATTCGGTTACTGCAACTGAGCGATGTTGCAATGCAGAAAGTTAGAACCTAACAAACTAGGGTTTTCTTCAAAAGGAAGAAAACATTCCCACATGAGACAACCAACCAACATACACCTATATTCTCATCAGATTTGTAAGCAACAGAAAATATGAAACCCAAATCAACACTTTCAATTACCTTCTAACCAGGATGATGATCCCTTTGTCAGCAGTTATACATATTTATCCTCGAAAAAGGAACAGGATCAACAAAGACTCTGAAATAACAAAttaccaaaacaaaacaaaaaaaaaagtatttgacAAAATGAGAGGGCCTACCTCAACCCTTAGGAGATTCATTAAGTATCATAAAGGCTGTTGgaacaaaaagaaaattttacccacagtgatttttttaagttcCCAACCAACTCATACATAAagagtaaaaaaacaaaagcatctacctcttcattttcttcttcttcctcagaCCAAAATCCAGATATTAATTTTATGGAATTGCCTTATAACTGACGAACTGGACTCTTCGATGAATTCCTATTACCACGACTAACAGGGGAATGTGACCTGCTCCTATGTCGATCACGATCACGACGCCTATCCCTTCCTCCGTCTCTGTAGTTGTTGTTATGTTTCCAGTCCTGTCCTCGGCTGCTTCCTCTACCATTCCTCTCATGAGACATTTCGCGGTCCCTTCTCTCCCTGCCGCTTCTATCCCTCTCTCGATCTTGATCACGATACCTCTCCCGCTCCTTATATGAAGAATCAACTCGACCTCTTTTCTCATTCTCATCCTTTTGTTTCCTCCTTTCTTCAGCCTCTTTTTCCCTAATTGACCTTTGCTCTTCCTTGGCCTTATCCTTTTCAGCCTGTTGGTCAAGCTAGTTACTTAAGTgtgtgaaaaatatatgttgaaAAGTTAGAAAAGTACTTATAGTAACATAATTTACCTTGTATTCTGCAAGGAAATCCCTAACCATGCCATACCCAATGTGCTGTTTTCCAATGACATGAGACACTGTCCTCTCTGCAGCATCATTTGCAATTAAAAAGGAACCACATATATCACATAAAGCCATTTTCTTCTCTTGTGCTTGCATTAATTTATCGTTCAGGGGTTTCATCAAGATAGATTTTTCAATATTAAGGACATCAACCTGCAATAGACAACAAACAGCTCAAGGTTTTAACATGGTGAGAAATTGTAGAttgtatttcaaaatataaataatatgaagaaaTCAATGGAAATTCAATTTTGAGAAGTTGGTTGCACCTTTCTCATGAGTGCTTCAGCTTCATCCACCTTCCCAGCTTCACCCAGAGTTTCCACTTGTTCCAGTAAGTTCTTTATCTTTTCCTCCAGCACTGATAACTGCTCAGATTTTTCTGCTGAGATAGGGAGAGCTGGGGGAGGTTCCATTTCTTGATCAAGACGTTCACGTCCACGTCTAACCTTTTTATCCAAGTCCGACACCTACGAGTGGGTCGTGATTAACAGTAAGATATAACAGATGACGATATCATTAATGAAAATGAGGATACTTACCAACTTCTCACAGAAATAAGCCAGCTCTGCTTCAAACTTTGGCACATATTGATCATGTCTCATGGACTTCTCAAAGCTAAAGCCACCAGTGGTGAAAGTTACATAATATTGAGAAAATGGTCAATAACTAAGAAACTAGGTACAAATTTATTACAGAAAGGCAAGCATCacaaaatcaagaaaaatatatcattGTCATCTCAAATATGCTTGAAATGAAAGATTATACTTCAAGTGTGTATATCAACAATATATTGGCAATATCAAAAGGTGTATGCTTCAATACCTTTCTTTCAATTTTGGATCATGGATCTTTGGGCACACTCCTGTTAAACAAAATAGGAAGGAAAAGATCAATGTCAATACAACAAAACCACGGGTATGTATTATTGCTAAATTACTCTGCGTGGCCACTTAGAAACTGAATTACCAACAACTTAATAAGAAACTTAACCAATGAGTAAAATGGCGTACAAATCATCGTACCGAGATCACTCTTTGTGTTGACAAAAAGATCATGAGGGCAAAAGCGAACCATATACATGGTACAAGCCTCCCTATCATTCCAAGTGACTTCCTTGAACCCTCTTTTCTCTTCTTCGGTGAGATTACGGGCTacaacaaaaatacaaaaacaaaaatgaacaaATTCATTGAGTGAACACAAATTGCATAGAAAATTTCAACCAAGAAAAATCCTGTCATGGCCATATgcagctgaagaagaagaagagtgtGGGGGAATGTGATGAAATCAAGATGGAGCAGTAGCTAGTGCTCTAACTGAGGAAGGCAACAAAGGACTGACTCGTGGAAGAACTGCATAACCAACCTGAAGAAATATATCCTTACTAAAATAGTAGAATAGTGAAAATACACAAGTCCAGCTTGCTTTCATGGCTACTGTCTCTTTCATCACATTCCACAACCTTCTTCTTCGGCTAAGCTACGGTCATGAAAAATTTCAATCAAGATAATATGATTCAAACCACGAATTCAAGCAGATTAACTACTTAACATACGCATTCAAGAAATTAACACTAGGCTATGAGTTGGATAAGTTGAGAATTGAAGGATGTGAACTCATGCAAGATTCAAATGCCATAACCTTTTATCACGGCGAATCAATTCAATGATAATAAGTTCATCTATTAAAGCATACCTGCACCCATAAGCTCATCCAATAAAGCTCTCTGCGCATCCATATCTAGAATTGATGTGCCAAGGTCCGACTGAAATTAAGAAACCCTAATT
It encodes the following:
- the LOC124927030 gene encoding luc7-like protein 3 isoform X1, with product MDAQRALLDELMGAARNLTEEEKRGFKEVTWNDREACTMYMVRFCPHDLFVNTKSDLGVCPKIHDPKLKESFEKSMRHDQYVPKFEAELAYFCEKLVSDLDKKVRRGRERLDQEMEPPPALPISAEKSEQLSVLEEKIKNLLEQVETLGEAGKVDEAEALMRKVDVLNIEKSILMKPLNDKLMQAQEKKMALCDICGSFLIANDAAERTVSHVIGKQHIGYGMVRDFLAEYKAEKDKAKEEQRSIREKEAEERRKQKDENEKRGRVDSSYKERERYRDQDRERDRSGRERRDREMSHERNGRGSSRGQDWKHNNNYRDGGRDRRRDRDRHRSRSHSPVSRGNRNSSKSPVRQL
- the LOC124927903 gene encoding vesicle-associated protein 1-2-like isoform X1; this encodes MTSEQELLTIEPLELKFPLELKKQISSSFQLLNKTDNFVAFKVKTTNPKKYSVRPNSGIVQPRSTCAVVVTMQALKEAPPDLQCKDRFLVQSVVANPGAVPKDVNAEMFDREAGKHVEESRLKVIYLSPHKPPSPVPEESEEGSPPRSFESEGGHSSHSEGVTASRDHKEIHDSSNESKTLYLKLAEEKTYAVEQNKRLRQELEMLKRGQAKTSGRIPILYVLLIGLIGLLLGYYMKS
- the LOC124925322 gene encoding conserved oligomeric Golgi complex subunit 7 is translated as MMVDLASFSDEKFDSKKWINAACQQGRHPQDPVEKHLVDLEMKLQIISEEIAASLEEQSSAALLRVPRASRDVIRLRDDALSLRTSVASILLKLKKAEGSSAESIATLAKVDTVKRRMEAAFETLQDAAGLTQLSATVEDVFASGDLPRAAETLANMRHCLSAVGEVAEFANIRKQLEVLEDRLDTMVQPRLTDALTNGKVNIAQDMRSILIQIGRFKSLEQHYAKVHLKPIKQVWEDFESRRVSKTGNGKTEAERLAGHEVASSLPMVPFSSWLPNFYDEFLLYLEQEWKWCMAAFPDDYKVLVPKLLIETMTGISTNFTSRINLATGGVVSETKALAKGILDILSGDMPKGIKLTTKHLEALIELHNMTGTFSMNIQHLFSDSDLQILLETFKAVYLPYETFKKKYVQMERAILSGEIAGVDLRGAVVRGVGGQGVELSETVRRMEESIPQVILLLEAAVERCISFTGGSEVDELILALDDIMLQYILALQETLKSLRVVCGVDAIVGSDVNSKKETGIERKDVPRKAESSSNEEEWSIVQGALQILTVADCLTSRSSVFEASLRATLARVRTSLSLSVFRSSVDQYNPTTAGKAALDVAAVRLLDAPQKARKLFNILEQSKDPRFHSLPVASQRVVAFAETVNELVYDVLISKVRQRLKDVSSMTIWGSVEEASARHLPSFSAYPQGYVTSVGEYLLTLPQQLEPLAEGISSESITDDAQFFATEWMFKVAEGATGLFMEQLRGIQYISDRGAQQLSADIDYLSNVLSALSMPIPPVLSTFQTCLSTPRDQLKDFVKTDSGEQLDLPTANLVCKMRRVNQD
- the LOC124927903 gene encoding vesicle-associated protein 1-1-like isoform X2 produces the protein MTSEQELLTIEPLELKFPLELKKQISSSFQLLNKTDNFVAFKVKTTNPKKYSVRPNSGIVQPRSTCAVVVTMQALKEAPPDLQCKDRFLVQSVVANPGAVPKDVNAEMFDREAGKHVEESRLKVIYLSPHKPPSPVPEESEEGSPPRSFESEGGHSSHSEGVTSKTLYLKLAEEKTYAVEQNKRLRQELEMLKRGQAKTSGRIPILYVLLIGLIGLLLGYYMKS
- the LOC124927030 gene encoding luc7-like protein 3 isoform X2; protein product: MYMVRFCPHDLFVNTKSDLGVCPKIHDPKLKESFEKSMRHDQYVPKFEAELAYFCEKLVSDLDKKVRRGRERLDQEMEPPPALPISAEKSEQLSVLEEKIKNLLEQVETLGEAGKVDEAEALMRKVDVLNIEKSILMKPLNDKLMQAQEKKMALCDICGSFLIANDAAERTVSHVIGKQHIGYGMVRDFLAEYKAEKDKAKEEQRSIREKEAEERRKQKDENEKRGRVDSSYKERERYRDQDRERDRSGRERRDREMSHERNGRGSSRGQDWKHNNNYRDGGRDRRRDRDRHRSRSHSPVSRGNRNSSKSPVRQL